The Ovis aries strain OAR_USU_Benz2616 breed Rambouillet chromosome 6, ARS-UI_Ramb_v3.0, whole genome shotgun sequence DNA segment AAGGACCAACATGCTAGTTGAGAAAAggtttctccttttctctcctgtGGAAGTCTGCTAAGTGGGTTTATTCTCCATCCCCTCCAACCTCTCGAATTCACTACCCTAGAAAGACTTGATAACTACACATTCTAACATATGTTTTATTAAGCAATATGTTTGAACCAGGTAGCTTTGGAAAGCTCATTTCTAGAGTCTTTGAAATATGTTTGATATCTTACAATCAATACGCATACAAAAGAATATGAGAGAATCCAGGAAATCTAGCTACAAACAAAACCTTGGCTCTCTTTTTCTTCTAGGACAATCCATTCTTTGATCTGCACTTCAAGAAAGTGTACAGTTTGGAAGCATATAGTTGTGCTTCGAAATACGCTTTTGCCCGGACTGTAAACAAGCTGAATCATGCATACCTCAAGAAGGACTTGCAGATCGTGAACTTTGATTCTACTTACATTAATGATGATTCCATTTGGTCCTCCAACAACAAGGATTGCTTGGTCCTTATGAGAATATGCTTTTATGCCTTCAATTTAGTGTGCTTGTCCCTGTGTCCTCTGCCACTCTGAATACATAGACTATGTTCCTTCATCAGCGTTCTGTGAAAATGGTTCCCTAAGTAAATATCGATAGTCATgattttgtttcttccctttATCGGTGACtattatttatatgaaaataaagtgATGCTTTGTGAATTGCCATGAAATGTGCTTTAATGCAGTCATTCAATATTTGGGACTCTTGCCTATGTGTTCTTTGGTAACTTTGGAAGGAGTTAGATGGTTTTGCCTAAATTAGTATTCTACGAAGGGGTATCAAGAAGTATCTTGAAAGACCAAAATAAGTAGAAATGcattccatgttcctggataAGAAGATTTAACATTTTCAAGATGTCAATACGACCCAAAGCAACCTGCAGATCAgtataatccctatcaaaattccaatgatttttttttttttttgcagaaatggaaaagTCAATCCTCAAATTCATATGGAGTTACAAGGGGCCCAACATTtccaaacaatcttgaaaaagaagtaCAAAGTTAGAGGACTTACCTCTCCCAGTTTCAAAACTTGCTACAAAGGTACAGTGATCAAAGCAATCTCCTTACTGGCGTAAGGACagatatagaccaatggaatagaactgAGAGTTCAGAAAAACTCTTACATCCATGGTCAACCAAATTTTGACTAGGGTACCAAGTTcattcaaaagaggaaaaaaaaatctcttcaacaaatggtgctagggAAAAAGTGGatatctacatgcaaaagaaagaaactaaactCCTATCTTACACTGTAAACATCcctaaaatggattaaagatttgacTGTAAAACATGAGagcataaaacttctagaagaaaacataggagtaaaACTTTAGATccttggatttggcaatggaTTTTATGACATCaaaatgaacaacaaaagaaaacgGATAAATTGGACTTCAACAGAGTTCCTTTTGCATTAAAGAACattattaagaaagtgaaaaacaaacctacagaatgaaagaaaatatttacaagttatatatctgataaggatcTAAtacaaagaactcctacaactcagtaataaaaagacgAATAACCTAATTTAAAAACAGATAGGAAACTCGAATAGATATTTCTGCAAAGAGGTTGTACaataagcacaagaaaaaaaACCTCAGCATTATTATTCATCAGAGAAATATAGataaaaaccaaaatgagataccacttcaccaCTACTAGAAtggctatttgaaaaaaaaatacagaaaacaagaaGTGTTGGGAAAGGTGTGGAGAAATTGAAATTCTCTTATATTGCTTGTGGGAATGTTAAATGCTATAGCCATGGTGGAAAACAATTTACCTATTcctcaaaaatcaaaacacataaTTACTGAACAACTCAGCAATTTtcctcctaggtatatacccagaggaattgaaagcagggatTTGAATAGATGTCTCTTcaccagtgttcattgcagcattattcacagtagccaaaagatgaaaacaacccaagtatctatcaacaaatgaatggataaacaaaatgcggtatattcatacagtggaatattattttgcCATAAAACATGGATGAATACTGAAAATATatgaagtgaaataagccagtcacaaaatgaCATATATtacatgattctacttatatgaaatACCTAGAACAGgcaaaattagagaaagaaattagATTAGGGatggccaggggctgggagaagaAGGAATGGGATGTTACTGCTGAATAGTTATAGTGTTTCTTTTTGTGATGATGAATAAGTTTTGGAGATAGATGGTGGTAATGattacacaatattgtaaatgtaGTTAATGTTGCtgaattatgcattttaaaatggttaaaatggctaATTCAGTGttataaatatactttaatttttaaaaataacaatgtaatatgctaaaaaaaattcagttttgtaCTTTAAATGGGTGGGTTGTATGGTGTGTGAATTACACATCAATAAAACtgttagaaaaaaagaactacTTTAAGtctactagaagaaaacatgggtgaatttattttataaactaacAATGGGGGAAACTCCTAGCTATCAGTCaaattcaggaaaaaatagaaaaagaaaaaaatgattaaccacataaatcaaaaccacaatgagatgtcacttccCACCAGTTAGGATGACtaccaaaaagacaagaaatagcaagtgttgtagaggatgtgaagaaaaggtaacccttgtgcactgttggtgggaatgtaaattggtgccaacattatggaagtttctcaaaaagctaaaaatataaccaacatatgatccagcaattccacttctggacaTTTAAATacccagaaaatgaaaacatgatcacaaaaagatatatatactcccatgttcactgcagcagtatttacaaaagtcaagatatgaaaacaactaccaataaatgaatggataaagaaaatgtgacataCGTgtacgcacacacgcacacaaatggaatattattcacgtAAAAAAAGAGGTGAAATCTTCCcatttgctacaacatggatggttCTCAAGGGCATTATTCTaactgaaataaatcagacacagaaagacagataccaGATGATCtctcttatatgcagaatctttaaaaaggaagaaagaagaacaaataatagacttatggttgccagtggTATAGAGTGGCTGGTAGTGGGAGAAATGGGTGAAAGGatcaaaggtaaaaagaaaaaataattacaataaagcaaataaaaatgaaaagtttataaaataagatCAGCTTCCTGAGTTAGGTAAAGGGaaggaaaacaaagggaaaaaatttaaggtatatatgaaagtgaaagtgttagttgctgttcatttgtgtctgactcttttgagaccccgttTTGTACAATTTCTGCCTTAATTGACTTTTTAATTATCTGGAGAGCTGTGAGGAAAAGATCTATCCCAGGCACCTCTCTTTGGCTTGTTGATAGCTGTCTTCTCCTGGTGTCTTCACATGATCGTCCCTCTTTGCAAGTAACTCCatccaaatttcctctttttatgaAGATAACAGTCATATTGGGTTACAGCCCACattaatgacctcattttaatttgattaccTCTATGaagagtttgggcttccctggtggctcagatggtaaagcatctgccagcaatgccagaaaccctggtttgatccctgggttggaagatcctctggagaagggaatggcaatccactccagtattcttgcctggaaaatcccatggacagaggaccctggtaggctacagtccatggggtcgcaaagagtcggacacgactgagggacttcacttatGAAGAGTTTATCTTTTAAGTCACTTTCTGAGATACTgggggttagaacttcaacaCATGAATTGGAGAAGGTGGAGGGAGTCTAGGTCACGATTTAACCCGTAACACTGAGGATATGACTGGAATACACCTAAAGGAACATGACAACCAAATGCAGTGTGGGGTCCTGGATTGGAAACTGCAACAGAAAAAGGGTATTGGTGGGAAAATGGAAGAAATCTAAATCGGATCTGTAATTTAGTTAGTGATATTATACTAAAGTACATGTCTTAGTTTGATAATTGGCCATGGTTATGCAAGATATTACCTTTGGGAAAAAGTGGGAAATGAGTATATGTAAGTTCTCTCTACTATCCTTGCAATTGCTCCAtaagagtaaattaaaaaaaaaaaatcaagacgtATTTGAGTTGCTTTCTGTGAAATAACTAAAAGATAAAGTCATCATACAGAGACAGTACCAAACTGGGGGAAAATGAGCTGCATCTCACTCCCTGAAACCAACTCGCCTGTTTAGTTGTGTTTAAATGGAAAATGACCTACAATTAGGACAACAGGTAAAAATGCCTTTTATCAAAGTAggcagttcaaaaaaaaaaaaaaagaaagaaaaaaaaaattaaaaaaaaaaaaagtaggcagTTCAAATGATAATATGCTTGAAAAATCTCCATCCTATGCCAAGTCTTgctttgccttctccaactaacaAAAAACTATTCATGTAGCTCACGTGTTTGCTTCTCAGGTAAAAAGTTCAGAATGTAGTCAACAAAAGTGATCACTTCCCATATTAGAATGATCTCTTTAAAGAGAGACTAAAATTGGTCTTATATTTGGATTATACACTGGAAGCACTAaagatttgtgtatttattttcttgacaTGTTATTCTTACTAAAGAAATCACACtttttaggttcagttcagttcagttgctcagttgtgtccaactcttcatgactccatggaccacaccACACCAGGTCctcttatccatcaccaactcccaaagcctgctcaaactcatctccattgagtcagtgatgccatccaaccatcacatcctctgtcatccccttctcctcctgccctcaatctttccgagcaacagggtcttttcaaatgagtcagctattcacatcatgtggccaaagtattagagtttcagcttcagcatcagtccttccaatgaatactcaggactgacctcctttaggatggactggttggatctccttgcagtccaagggactctcaagagtcttctccaacaccacagttcaaaatcatcacttattcggccctcagctttcttcacagtccaactctcacatccatacatgaccactggaaaaatcatagccttgatgagatggatctttgttgacaaagtaatgtctctgcttttgaatatgctatctaggttggtcataactttcctcccaaggaggaagtgtcttttaatttcatggctgcaatcaccatctgcagtgaatttggagccccaaaaaataaagtccgacactgtttccactgtttccccacctatttcccatgaagtgatgggaccagatgccatgatcttcgttttctgaatgttgagctttaagccacctttttctctctcctctttcactttcatcaagaggctctttagttcttcttcactttctgccataagggtggtgtcatctgcattctagcttgtgcttcatccagcccagcatttctcatgatgtactctgcatataagctaaataagcaagatgacaatatacagccttgatgtactccttttcctatttggaaccagtctgttgttccatgtccagttctaactgttgcttcctgacctgcatacaggcttctcaagaggcaggtcaggtggtctggtattcccatctctttcagaattttccacagtttattgtgatccacacagtcaaaggctttggtatagtcagtaaagcagaaatagattttttttctggaactctcttgcttcttcgatgatccagtgaatcttggcaatttgatctctggttcctctgccttttctaaaaccagtttgaacatctggaagttcacagttcacatattgctgaagcctggcttcgagaattttgagcattgctttactagcctgtgagatgagtgcaattgtgtggtagtttgggcattctttggcattgcctttctttgggattgaaatgaaaactgaccttttccagtcctgtggccactgctgagttttccaaatttgctggcatattgagtgcagcacgttcacagcatcatctttcaggatttgaaatagctcaactgaaattccatcacctctactagttttgttcatagcgatgcttcctaaggcccacttgacttcacattccaggatgttgggctctaggtgagtgatcacaccatcgtgattaactaggttgtgaagatctttttgtatagttcttctgtgtattcttgccacctcctcttaatatcttctgcttcggttaggtccataccatttctgtcttttcttgagcccatctttgcatgaatgttcccttggtatctctaattttcttgagatctctagtctttcccattctattgttttcctctatttctttgcactgatcactgaggaaggctttcttatctctccttgctgttctttggaactctgcattcaaatgggaatatctttctttttctcctttgctttttgcttctcttcttttcacagctatttgtaaggcctccccagacagccattttgcttttttgcgtttctttttcttggggatggtcttgatccctgtctcctgtacaatgtcacaaacctctgcccatagttcatcaggcattctgtctatcagatctagtcccttaaacctatttctcatttccactgtataatcataaggggtttgatttaggtcatacctgaatggactagtggttttccctgctttcttcattttaagtctgaatttggcagtaaggagttcatgatctgagctacagtcagctgccagtcttgtttttgatgactgaatagagcttctccatctttggttgcaaagaatataatctctctgatttctgtgttggccatctggtgatgtccatgtgtagagtcttctcttgtgttgttcaaagagggtgtttgctatgaccagtgtgttctcttggtaaaactctgttagcctttgccctgcttcattccatactccaaggccaaatttgcctgttcttgacttcctacttttgcattccagtcccctgtactgaaaaggacatcttttttgggtgttagttctcaaagttcttgtaggtcttcatagaaccattcaatttcagcttctttagcattactggtcggggcatagacttagattagcatgatattgaatggtttgcct contains these protein-coding regions:
- the EXOC1L gene encoding exocyst complex component 1-like, giving the protein MSSLVKEDLEKKLFKPLSQNLYEFIEIEFSVQDRYYLCVSVTKNEEVKIIMVKHYRIGLDEKYEVTKKWSLNDLQMIDGKEADTDNPFFDLHFKKVYSLEAYSCASKYAFARTVNKLNHAYLKKDLQIVNFDSTYINDDSIWSSNNKDCLVLMRICFYAFNLVCLSLCPLPL